The DNA window tgaagcctttgttacagaacatgcagaggaagCGTTTCACTTTACTACCACCTGATGTTGGTCCCCCTCCCTGAGCCTTGGCCTTTTGTACCtttgagttcaatacctgatCGGAAGGCCCCATAGACGTGGACACTGGTTCATGATCCCTGAGTACGTGTGAAGGGGAGTGGGTCGTGACATCTGGATTTGTCTCTAAACTTTCCCTGTAATCTAAGAAATCTCTGCCTTGTGAATGTCCTTCTCCTAAGTGAGTCTCATTCCATATCAGAGGAACATCGccctccactttcacagtcaCCTCATCTACGGCAATAACCTCCTCTTTCTTATCTAGGCTCCCTTCAGAGTATAGCCTACTACTGTACTGGTTCCAGTCCCCTCTAGACAGATCAGTCTGTGTCTCTAAACCCAAGGTAATTTTGCCAGGGTCCATCTCTGTAGTGTAAGAACAAGACGGATAATTGACCGTCTCTAACGTGTCAACTGAGTCCTGATGGGTATGAACGGTCCTCGGGCTACCATAAAGAAAATACTCTGAGCCGGGAGCAGGAggacagcccagtctctctgggtTTGATCCTGTGTGTAAGAGCCTTTGTGATAAAGTTAAAGTctcggtgtctgtctctgacttgaggaCAGCCTTCGGTGTTCCACTGACCTCCGTAATGCTACGTCGGGTCCTGGGCTGGGGGGTGGTGGCGAGGTCGTCCGTAGCTACAGGGGGTGCCACTCCAGCCGCTGCtccagtctggatgtctctgctgtgttgtGGGTCGTCTCCTTCAGGCCTCTCCTGCTTGACCAGAGACGATCCTCCAGGACCTGCAGCCTGACAAAAGAAGAGATTAGGTTATTATCGGTACATGAGTTTAATTGGATAACAATCAAGGAAGTTAATAACAATGTTGTCAGGAAGTCACACGAGTTCCCATATGGCAGATAAATAAGGATGACCATGTAAGCAAATGAATGGCTAAGGGGAGCCTTTCTGAAATAAATTAGCCACATTTGATGTACTTTCATTTTGAATGTTACACTAtgacactgacctctatcacaatAACATGTTGGGTTGAGGTTCCAGTCCCCTCATCTATAGCTATGGGTTGGTCATCTCTCCACGCATTGTGTCCCGCTGGCTTCACAAAGCTCTTGTGGCCTACAGTGAGATGTCCTTCAACTAAGAGAGTGATTAGGGGAAAAGTGGTAGTTAAGTTAGGTACTGTCAATGCTCAATGTATATTTTACAACATTGGCACTATACAATTGGCAAGGATGTAAGGTAACACTTATTGATCAATGTATTGTGTTCCATGCATCACATTATTTTAATTGAGTAAATAATAGGAAATTCAGTAAATCAATAATCTGGTTAGAATATGATAGTGTTTGCACAAGTGCTTGCTATCCAAAAACGGACCAAGACCCAATTTTTGTTAACACATCTGCAGACGGTAACGGAGCTATTAAATGAACGGCGACAGGTCGTGCAGACTCAACCTTCTGGaaaatgtacctcttgccattcctctgtatcggtcgaggatcttgacactactgggacGACTGGCGGGGACGCGCTCCCGTGCCACCTTCCAGTCCATTAGTTGTAGTTTCCTCCGCAACcccctgttttctttctggctttgagacatttccaaacgaaacactttatagtcgtcgtctacgagtttacagatctctgccacggctgcattcgctagcacctCCATAATGGAGGatatttgagtgtgaaaaaccatacagttagccattgttagcagctagctagcgttaCGTAGCTCTATCAACCAAGTCCTGTTTCCAGCGCGAATTAAAGACCACCTGCGATAATTATGTGATGCTGTGCAGTTAAAATAGTCATATTTTGAGTTCCATGATGTTAATAAACGTCTAAATAACAACAAAAACGCTAACGTGGAAATTGGAAAAAATGCCAAATTACTGTTCACTTCCGTTTTCCACTTCTTTGGTATCATGGTGTTtttgcatgccgccacctaccgTGTGATCGATCACGTTACATTTtgtgatacaaaaataaaatcgggggaaaaaacaccaactaaccctacacctataTACCACTAAGTCACCTCACAATTCCCCTACTTTAATGGTTTGGGAGAATGGGACTCTTTTGTTCAACAGACCTTGTAACTCTTCTCCAGTAAAACCTGGTAAACCCAAGTACTTAGCAGCTTCCACCACAACATATATATTCTGTGATTTATGTTCCATTTCTGCGGTACAGTTGATAAACATGGCAATGAATGCTAggaagccaaccttactgaagcacaaATTCGTATCACTCTGTATTGGTCAAGGCCcttgacccatcatcctctgctctccctggcaacctcaacctgtCTCTTGCACCGGGCACTTATGATCCCCAACAACATGGGCACCCCCACTTTTCAACCTacactacacattcctttgtcccttgccctcctgcacacttttCACATTTTGGAATCTCACCCCTaaacactgctgcaacatgaccataagctTGGCATCTGAAACACCTTAGTAGGTTCGGCACAAAAGCTCTCACGGGATAACTGACATATCCCATCATGACTATCAGGAAAAGACTGCTTCAAAACTCGAAAAGGACAGACAGTTTCTTCTCAGTTTCACAACGCTCGCCAGAGGGAATCTTCAATTTTAGTTGCACcaccccagtaatcactcctttcaaagGCAAGTCACATGTCTTGTCCCTAGGCACGTAACACAaagaaacacagacagaacacagaaaaCGTCCATTTCGACTAACATCACCAATTTAACAGTTCCCAACTTATTTTTACCCAGCCTGGGTCAGCCAAAAGGCAGGGATCCACTTTCTACAAAAATGTCACTCCCACTGGGACAGAACCATCATTTACATGACCATCGGGGAGAGGTTTGGAGTCTGAGGTCTTCACCACACCTGCCACCGCAGGTAATTCATCCTCACTCTCATCAGGTAAACTTCCTGAGCCATCAGACAGCAGAATACGGTTTGTACTTGGCACTACTCTTCTTCAACACACATCTTCCCATTGCACTTCCTTCTTCTACTTATCCCTTGCGGTTCATAACCACGTCTGTACGTTTACCACGCTCATGCAGCACCATCATCCGCTGAATTGCTTGCAGCACACACACTGATGGCCTTTGTTCAATACCCACCTTCTGTTCCTTAGACCAATCTATATCTGGCCTCTCCATGCTCCCAAAACTTGCCACAGTTGTCAGGTTTCCTCCTCATCATCCATCTTaacttcttcttctgtggttttAATGGTGGATTACATCCCAAAAAGGTGTATTGACACCAACAACTGGatgaggttaaaaaaatatatatgtaaatagTAAATTCATACGTGGTGTAGACAAACTTAATCCACACAACTCAAAATATTAAATTTACAATACTCCCAATTATTCTGTCCTTCAAAGCTCCAAATCTCCCTTCTTAGGCTCTGGGGCCTGAGCGGGTGGAACGGTTCGTGACAATACTCCATACAACTCTTCCGCTGAGAGGTCTTCCAGACCCAGGAACCAAAAAACAAGTCTGTGTCATGTGAGAATACCGCATACCTAGATGCTCAACTTGCTCGACttagaaatacatttaaaaaactctTACCCCAGGACACTTCAGAGGATGATAAAATAATCAGCTAAAGAATCGTTCCCCTGCATAGATCTCAAGTCACAATTTCTCCCTGTTGTGGACACTCCTATGTCTGATAAGGTAACTCAAAAAGGAGAAGCTCTTGTAACACAGCTTACACTTGAAGGGCCTCTACTTGATGTGAACGGTCTGGTGCTTTGTCACAGTTCACCTTGGAAAAGGGCTTCCCACACGTGGCGCAGGTGTATGGCTTGTCTGCGTCCGTCCTAACCAGAGGAGGTAGAAACAGGAGCCACCAGACTAAGGTGGTTAGTCTTTTAGCTCCCTCTTGCCATTGTTTGGGTgttgttgggattgtgttctGTGTTATAGGCTAGGTACCTCTCGTGGTGAACACCCATCCTGACCCATCTGTATTGGTGGGATAACCCTGAGGTAACTGAGGAAGGCTAGATCCAGGCCCAGGCTTTTTATGAACCCAGTCACCAGGCATTAGACGAGACCCTGAAGGAGAAGACAGACTTGTTGAAAGACTCCCACCAGGGGGGGTCTCCCATCACTCTGTGTGAAGTCTGAAGCCCAGGGTGACCTGCTCTGTTCATGATGGATACTGTGGTGATTGTTTGTTCGTATCATAGGAACAGGAGGGTCTATTTCTAGCAAACTGTTACTGTAGGACCTAAGTCTTCAGAGGGACCAAAAATCTTCCAATAGCCTACATTGTATCCCCTGTAGTCGGACCATTCAAGTTATAGCGAAGGAAGAGCAATGCATTTTGGTGACATTATGAATGAATCAGACAGCCCTGGCCAAGCTTCGGGCTGCGCttacacaga is part of the Oncorhynchus clarkii lewisi isolate Uvic-CL-2024 chromosome 10, UVic_Ocla_1.0, whole genome shotgun sequence genome and encodes:
- the LOC139419705 gene encoding uncharacterized protein — its product is MANCMVFHTQISSIMEVLANAAVAEICKLVDDDYKVFRLEMSQSQKENRGLRRKLQLMDWKVARERVPASRPSSVKILDRYRGMARVEGHLTVGHKSFVKPAGHNAWRDDQPIAIDEGTGTSTQHVIVIEAAGPGGSSLVKQERPEGDDPQHSRDIQTGAAAGVAPPVATDDLATTPQPRTRRSITEVSGTPKAVLKSETDTETLTLSQRLLHTGSNPERLGCPPAPGSEYFLYGSPRTVHTHQDSVDTLETVNYPSCSYTTEMDPGKITLGLETQTDLSRGDWNQYSSRLYSEGSLDKKEEVIAVDEVTVKVEGDVPLIWNETHLGEGHSQGRDFLDYRESLETNPDVTTHSPSHVLRDHEPVSTSMGPSDQVLNSKVQKAKAQGGGPTSGGSKVKRFLCMFCNKGFSCLQKVEIHQRVHTGEKPFSCTQCHMRFAEAGNLKRHQRVHTGEKPYSCPQCHMRFAQSGNLKMHLKVHTGERPFACTHCRKRFSERSYLRIHQQKNHSTIT